One genomic window of Cricetulus griseus strain 17A/GY chromosome 3, alternate assembly CriGri-PICRH-1.0, whole genome shotgun sequence includes the following:
- the LOC103163165 gene encoding LOW QUALITY PROTEIN: DNA polymerase epsilon subunit 4 (The sequence of the model RefSeq protein was modified relative to this genomic sequence to represent the inferred CDS: inserted 1 base in 1 codon; substituted 1 base at 1 genomic stop codon), whose product MAAALAAVAGSGMPRKEEAPXGEVAAMHTQTPTSSLGALQAASGERVKALVKADPEVNSGDXEAIFILAQTAELFVETIAKVAYCCAQQGKRKTLQRRDLDNAIEAVGEFAFLEGPWID is encoded by the exons ATGGCAGCAGCACTGGCAGCTGTTGCAGGGAGCGGGATGCCCAGAAAGGAGGAGGCTCCCTGAGGGGAGGTAGCAGCTATGCATACCCAAACCCCAACGAGTTCACTCGGGGCTCTCCAGGCTGCCTCTGGCGAAAGAGTAAAGGCTTTGGTGAAGGCAGACCCTGAAGTAAACTCAGGTG AGGAAGCCATCTTTATCCTGGCGCAGACCGCCGAGCTGTTCGTGGAAACGATTGCAAAAGTTGCCTACTGCTGTGCTCaacaaggaaagaggaaaaccCTCCAGAGGAGAGATTTGGATAATGCAATAGAAGCCGTGGGTGAATTTGCTTTTCTAGAAGGGCCTTGGATTGATTGA
- the LOC113830641 gene encoding tripartite motif-containing protein 12A isoform X5 produces MASSVLEIIKEEVTCSICLDLMVEPVSTDCGHSFCRACITLNYESIKGKEEEGICPVCGVTYLFGHLRPNRHVANIVESLLGFKSNPEEEQNVNVCAQHGEKLQLFCEKDMVAICWLCERSQDHRGHQTALIEEVAHEYKEKLQAALEMQMANEKICDEWEDDLQKERTFWENQIQSDVENVQMAFKGLQEFLDFKEKSEKQKLMQEKEDVMNSLAESQNELMKQREAVRDLISDVEHQLDCSTMEMLQGVNSVLTSIFTNRLESVGTAVPCEPHTSEDWKAVPLYVKSHIQAVDIRLILNMLLLIGCSIFAKIVILKKNLKIQKLERVTILTKESDLKIKTAQNGPKRKEKDLPSFRSERHAGSVSW; encoded by the exons ATGGCCTCATCAGTTCTGGAGATAATCAAGGAGGAGGTGACCTGTTCTATCTGCCTGGACCTCATGGTGGAACCTGTGAGTACAGATTGTGGTCACAGCTTTTGCCGAGCCTGCATCACACTGAACTATGAATCCATCAAAGGCAAAGAAGAGGAGGGCATCTGCCCTGTGTGTGGAGTTACTTACCTGTTTGGGCATCTGAGACCTAATCGGCATGTGGCCAACATAGTGGAGAGTCTACTGGGGTTCAAGTCCAACCCAGAGGAGGAGCAGAATGTCAATGTCTGTGCACAACATGGAGAGAAACTTCAGCTCTTCTGTGAGAAGGACATGGTGGCCATCTGCTGGCTTTGTGAGAGATCTCAGGATCACCGTGGTCACCAAACAGCTCTCATTGAAGAGGTGGCCCATGAGTACAAG GAGAAGCTCCAGGCTGCTCTGGAGATGCAGATGgcaaatgagaaaatatgtgaTGAATGGGAAGATGACCTGCAAAAGGAGAGAACTTTCTGGGAG AACCAAATACAGAGTGATGTAGAAAATGTTCAGATGGCATTTAAAGGACTTCAGGAATTCCTGGACTTCAAGGAGAAGAGTgagaagcagaagctgatgcaaGAGAAGGAAGATGTTATGAACAGCCTGGCAGAGTCTCAAAATGAGCTGatgaagcagagggaggcagtgAGAGACCTCATCTCAGATGTGGAGCATCAGTTGGACTGCTCAACCATGGAAATGCTGCAG GGTGTGAATTCTGTCCTAACAAG CATTTTCACAAACAGACTTGAGTCTGTGGGCACAGCTGTTCCCTGTGAGCCACATACTTCAGAAGACTGGAAAGCTGTGCCCTTGTATGTAAAGAGTCACATCCAGGCTGTCGACATCAGGCTCATTCTGAACATGTTATTATTAATTGGGTGCTCCATCTTTGCCAAGATTGTCATCTTGAAAAAGAACTTGAAGATTCAGAAGCTGGAGAGAGTGACCATATTGACAAAA GAGTCAGACCTTAAGATTAAAACAGCCCAAAATGGTcctaagagaaaagagaaggatcTTCCAAGCTTCAGATCTGAAAGGCATGCTGGAAGTGTTTCATGGTGA
- the LOC113830641 gene encoding tripartite motif-containing protein 12A isoform X3: MASSVLEIIKEEVTCSICLDLMVEPVSTDCGHSFCRACITLNYESIKGKEEEGICPVCGVTYLFGHLRPNRHVANIVESLLGFKSNPEEEQNVNVCAQHGEKLQLFCEKDMVAICWLCERSQDHRGHQTALIEEVAHEYKEKLQAALEMQMANEKICDEWEDDLQKERTFWENQIQSDVENVQMAFKGLQEFLDFKEKSEKQKLMQEKEDVMNSLAESQNELMKQREAVRDLISDVEHQLDCSTMEMLQGVNSVLTRIAYWDNSWDLCVSPGDGKIQSSFVVAFSIFTNRLESVGTAVPCEPHTSEDWKAVPLYVKSHIQAVDIRLILNMLLLIGCSIFAKIVILKKNLKIQKLERVTILTKESDLKIKTAQNGPKRKEKDLPSFRSERHAGSVSW; encoded by the exons ATGGCCTCATCAGTTCTGGAGATAATCAAGGAGGAGGTGACCTGTTCTATCTGCCTGGACCTCATGGTGGAACCTGTGAGTACAGATTGTGGTCACAGCTTTTGCCGAGCCTGCATCACACTGAACTATGAATCCATCAAAGGCAAAGAAGAGGAGGGCATCTGCCCTGTGTGTGGAGTTACTTACCTGTTTGGGCATCTGAGACCTAATCGGCATGTGGCCAACATAGTGGAGAGTCTACTGGGGTTCAAGTCCAACCCAGAGGAGGAGCAGAATGTCAATGTCTGTGCACAACATGGAGAGAAACTTCAGCTCTTCTGTGAGAAGGACATGGTGGCCATCTGCTGGCTTTGTGAGAGATCTCAGGATCACCGTGGTCACCAAACAGCTCTCATTGAAGAGGTGGCCCATGAGTACAAG GAGAAGCTCCAGGCTGCTCTGGAGATGCAGATGgcaaatgagaaaatatgtgaTGAATGGGAAGATGACCTGCAAAAGGAGAGAACTTTCTGGGAG AACCAAATACAGAGTGATGTAGAAAATGTTCAGATGGCATTTAAAGGACTTCAGGAATTCCTGGACTTCAAGGAGAAGAGTgagaagcagaagctgatgcaaGAGAAGGAAGATGTTATGAACAGCCTGGCAGAGTCTCAAAATGAGCTGatgaagcagagggaggcagtgAGAGACCTCATCTCAGATGTGGAGCATCAGTTGGACTGCTCAACCATGGAAATGCTGCAG GGTGTGAATTCTGTCCTAACAAG AATTGCATATTGGGACAATTCCTGGGATCTGTGTGTTTCTCCTGGGGATGGAAAAATCCAGAGTTCCTTTGTTGTTGCATTTAGCATTTTCACAAACAGACTTGAGTCTGTGGGCACAGCTGTTCCCTGTGAGCCACATACTTCAGAAGACTGGAAAGCTGTGCCCTTGTATGTAAAGAGTCACATCCAGGCTGTCGACATCAGGCTCATTCTGAACATGTTATTATTAATTGGGTGCTCCATCTTTGCCAAGATTGTCATCTTGAAAAAGAACTTGAAGATTCAGAAGCTGGAGAGAGTGACCATATTGACAAAA GAGTCAGACCTTAAGATTAAAACAGCCCAAAATGGTcctaagagaaaagagaaggatcTTCCAAGCTTCAGATCTGAAAGGCATGCTGGAAGTGTTTCATGGTGA
- the LOC113830641 gene encoding tripartite motif-containing protein 12A isoform X4: MASSVLEIIKEEVTCSICLDLMVEPVSTDCGHSFCRACITLNYESIKGKEEEGICPVCGVTYLFGHLRPNRHVANIVESLLGFKSNPEEEQNVNVCAQHGEKLQLFCEKDMVAICWLCERSQDHRGHQTALIEEVAHEYKEKLQAALEMQMANEKICDEWEDDLQKERTFWENQIQSDVENVQMAFKGLQEFLDFKEKSEKQKLMQEKEDVMNSLAESQNELMKQREAVRDLISDVEHQLDCSTMEMLQGVNSVLTRIAYWDNSWDLCVSPGDGKIQSSFVVAFSIFTNRLESVGTAVPCEPHTSEDWKAVPLYVKSHIQAVDIRLILNMLLLIGCSIFAKIVILKKNLKIQKLERVTILTKESDLKIKTAQNGPKRKEKDLPSFRSERHAGSVS, translated from the exons ATGGCCTCATCAGTTCTGGAGATAATCAAGGAGGAGGTGACCTGTTCTATCTGCCTGGACCTCATGGTGGAACCTGTGAGTACAGATTGTGGTCACAGCTTTTGCCGAGCCTGCATCACACTGAACTATGAATCCATCAAAGGCAAAGAAGAGGAGGGCATCTGCCCTGTGTGTGGAGTTACTTACCTGTTTGGGCATCTGAGACCTAATCGGCATGTGGCCAACATAGTGGAGAGTCTACTGGGGTTCAAGTCCAACCCAGAGGAGGAGCAGAATGTCAATGTCTGTGCACAACATGGAGAGAAACTTCAGCTCTTCTGTGAGAAGGACATGGTGGCCATCTGCTGGCTTTGTGAGAGATCTCAGGATCACCGTGGTCACCAAACAGCTCTCATTGAAGAGGTGGCCCATGAGTACAAG GAGAAGCTCCAGGCTGCTCTGGAGATGCAGATGgcaaatgagaaaatatgtgaTGAATGGGAAGATGACCTGCAAAAGGAGAGAACTTTCTGGGAG AACCAAATACAGAGTGATGTAGAAAATGTTCAGATGGCATTTAAAGGACTTCAGGAATTCCTGGACTTCAAGGAGAAGAGTgagaagcagaagctgatgcaaGAGAAGGAAGATGTTATGAACAGCCTGGCAGAGTCTCAAAATGAGCTGatgaagcagagggaggcagtgAGAGACCTCATCTCAGATGTGGAGCATCAGTTGGACTGCTCAACCATGGAAATGCTGCAG GGTGTGAATTCTGTCCTAACAAG AATTGCATATTGGGACAATTCCTGGGATCTGTGTGTTTCTCCTGGGGATGGAAAAATCCAGAGTTCCTTTGTTGTTGCATTTAGCATTTTCACAAACAGACTTGAGTCTGTGGGCACAGCTGTTCCCTGTGAGCCACATACTTCAGAAGACTGGAAAGCTGTGCCCTTGTATGTAAAGAGTCACATCCAGGCTGTCGACATCAGGCTCATTCTGAACATGTTATTATTAATTGGGTGCTCCATCTTTGCCAAGATTGTCATCTTGAAAAAGAACTTGAAGATTCAGAAGCTGGAGAGAGTGACCATATTGACAAAA GAGTCAGACCTTAAGATTAAAACAGCCCAAAATGGTcctaagagaaaagagaaggatcTTCCAAGCTTCAGATCTGAAAGGCATGCTGGAAGTGTTTCATG A
- the LOC113830641 gene encoding tripartite motif-containing protein 30A isoform X6 yields the protein MASSVLEIIKEEVTCSICLDLMVEPVSTDCGHSFCRACITLNYESIKGKEEEGICPVCGVTYLFGHLRPNRHVANIVESLLGFKSNPEEEQNVNVCAQHGEKLQLFCEKDMVAICWLCERSQDHRGHQTALIEEVAHEYKEKLQAALEMQMANEKICDEWEDDLQKERTFWENQIQSDVENVQMAFKGLQEFLDFKEKSEKQKLMQEKEDVMNSLAESQNELMKQREAVRDLISDVEHQLDCSTMEMLQGVNSVLTRSQTLRLKQPKMVLREKRRIFQASDLKGMLEVFHEEIDFNVLIPLLACNGVNFHDFRAHGCPTLLGSCDPASSLQEKCYH from the exons ATGGCCTCATCAGTTCTGGAGATAATCAAGGAGGAGGTGACCTGTTCTATCTGCCTGGACCTCATGGTGGAACCTGTGAGTACAGATTGTGGTCACAGCTTTTGCCGAGCCTGCATCACACTGAACTATGAATCCATCAAAGGCAAAGAAGAGGAGGGCATCTGCCCTGTGTGTGGAGTTACTTACCTGTTTGGGCATCTGAGACCTAATCGGCATGTGGCCAACATAGTGGAGAGTCTACTGGGGTTCAAGTCCAACCCAGAGGAGGAGCAGAATGTCAATGTCTGTGCACAACATGGAGAGAAACTTCAGCTCTTCTGTGAGAAGGACATGGTGGCCATCTGCTGGCTTTGTGAGAGATCTCAGGATCACCGTGGTCACCAAACAGCTCTCATTGAAGAGGTGGCCCATGAGTACAAG GAGAAGCTCCAGGCTGCTCTGGAGATGCAGATGgcaaatgagaaaatatgtgaTGAATGGGAAGATGACCTGCAAAAGGAGAGAACTTTCTGGGAG AACCAAATACAGAGTGATGTAGAAAATGTTCAGATGGCATTTAAAGGACTTCAGGAATTCCTGGACTTCAAGGAGAAGAGTgagaagcagaagctgatgcaaGAGAAGGAAGATGTTATGAACAGCCTGGCAGAGTCTCAAAATGAGCTGatgaagcagagggaggcagtgAGAGACCTCATCTCAGATGTGGAGCATCAGTTGGACTGCTCAACCATGGAAATGCTGCAG GGTGTGAATTCTGTCCTAACAAG GAGTCAGACCTTAAGATTAAAACAGCCCAAAATGGTcctaagagaaaagagaaggatcTTCCAAGCTTCAGATCTGAAAGGCATGCTGGAAGTGTTTCATG AGGAGATTGACTTTAATGTTTTGATTCCTTTGCTTGCTTGTAATGGTGTGAATTTTCATGATTTCAGAGCTCATGGATGCCCAACACTACTGGG TTCATGTGACCCTGCCTCGAGTCTACAAGAAAAATGTTATCATTAA
- the LOC113830641 gene encoding tripartite motif-containing protein 30A isoform X2, protein MASSVLEIIKEEVTCSICLDLMVEPVSTDCGHSFCRACITLNYESIKGKEEEGICPVCGVTYLFGHLRPNRHVANIVESLLGFKSNPEEEQNVNVCAQHGEKLQLFCEKDMVAICWLCERSQDHRGHQTALIEEVAHEYKEKLQAALEMQMANEKICDEWEDDLQKERTFWENQIQSDVENVQMAFKGLQEFLDFKEKSEKQKLMQEKEDVMNSLAESQNELMKQREAVRDLISDVEHQLDCSTMEMLQGVNSVLTRSQTLRLKQPKMVLREKRRIFQASDLKGMLEVFHELMDAQHYWVHVTLPRVYKKNVIINVDKKQIQHQNKNTRNRRMFSIFGTYDLGVLGYPAIHSGKHYWEVDVSRSDAWLLGLNDGRCAQPQHHGLNKKPFKVMYNSVVKHCVYYQPKHGYWVIGKKNRSVYNAFENRSVTHNASVLVLSLTHPPSRVGVFLDREACTLSFYDVSNHGALIYKFCEPSFPNTVYPYFNPMESSEPMTVCGPPS, encoded by the exons ATGGCCTCATCAGTTCTGGAGATAATCAAGGAGGAGGTGACCTGTTCTATCTGCCTGGACCTCATGGTGGAACCTGTGAGTACAGATTGTGGTCACAGCTTTTGCCGAGCCTGCATCACACTGAACTATGAATCCATCAAAGGCAAAGAAGAGGAGGGCATCTGCCCTGTGTGTGGAGTTACTTACCTGTTTGGGCATCTGAGACCTAATCGGCATGTGGCCAACATAGTGGAGAGTCTACTGGGGTTCAAGTCCAACCCAGAGGAGGAGCAGAATGTCAATGTCTGTGCACAACATGGAGAGAAACTTCAGCTCTTCTGTGAGAAGGACATGGTGGCCATCTGCTGGCTTTGTGAGAGATCTCAGGATCACCGTGGTCACCAAACAGCTCTCATTGAAGAGGTGGCCCATGAGTACAAG GAGAAGCTCCAGGCTGCTCTGGAGATGCAGATGgcaaatgagaaaatatgtgaTGAATGGGAAGATGACCTGCAAAAGGAGAGAACTTTCTGGGAG AACCAAATACAGAGTGATGTAGAAAATGTTCAGATGGCATTTAAAGGACTTCAGGAATTCCTGGACTTCAAGGAGAAGAGTgagaagcagaagctgatgcaaGAGAAGGAAGATGTTATGAACAGCCTGGCAGAGTCTCAAAATGAGCTGatgaagcagagggaggcagtgAGAGACCTCATCTCAGATGTGGAGCATCAGTTGGACTGCTCAACCATGGAAATGCTGCAG GGTGTGAATTCTGTCCTAACAAG GAGTCAGACCTTAAGATTAAAACAGCCCAAAATGGTcctaagagaaaagagaaggatcTTCCAAGCTTCAGATCTGAAAGGCATGCTGGAAGTGTTTCATG AGCTCATGGATGCCCAACACTACTGGG TTCATGTGACCCTGCCTCGAGTCTACAAGAAAAATGTTATCATTAATGTggacaaaaaacaaatacaacatcaAAATAAGAATACAAGAAATAGAAGAATGTTTAGTATTTTTGGGACCTATGATTTAGGTGTCCTTGGATATCCAGCTATCCACTCAGGGAAACATTACTGGGAAGTAGACGTGTCTAGAAGTGATGCCTGGCTCCTGGGATTAAATGATGGAAGATGTGCTCAACCCCAACATCATGGATTGAATAAAAAACCCTTCAAAGTCATGTATAATTCTGTTGTTAAACATTGTGTATATTATCAGCCTAAACATGGCTACTGGGTTATAGGTAAGAAGAATAGGTCTGTATATAATGCCTTTGAAAATCGTTCTGTCACCCACAATGCCAGTGTCTTGGTCCTCTCTCTGACTCATCCTCCCAGTCGTGTTGGAGTTTTCCTGGACAGAGAAGCTTGCACTCTTTCATTTTATGATGTCTCCAACCACGGAGCTCTCATCTATAAATTCTGTGAACCTTCCTTCCCTAATACAGTTTATCCATATTTTAATCCTATGGAATCATCAGAGCCAATGACAGTCTGTGGACCACCCTCCTAA
- the LOC113830641 gene encoding tripartite motif-containing protein 30A isoform X7, giving the protein MASSVLEIIKEEVTCSICLDLMVEPVSTDCGHSFCRACITLNYESIKGKEEEGICPVCGVTYLFGHLRPNRHVANIVESLLGFKSNPEEEQNVNVCAQHGEKLQLFCEKDMVAICWLCERSQDHRGHQTALIEEVAHEYKEKLQAALEMQMANEKICDEWEDDLQKERTFWENQIQSDVENVQMAFKGLQEFLDFKEKSEKQKLMQEKEDVMNSLAESQNELMKQREAVRDLISDVEHQLDCSTMEMLQGVNSVLTRAHGCPTLLGSCDPASSLQEKCYH; this is encoded by the exons ATGGCCTCATCAGTTCTGGAGATAATCAAGGAGGAGGTGACCTGTTCTATCTGCCTGGACCTCATGGTGGAACCTGTGAGTACAGATTGTGGTCACAGCTTTTGCCGAGCCTGCATCACACTGAACTATGAATCCATCAAAGGCAAAGAAGAGGAGGGCATCTGCCCTGTGTGTGGAGTTACTTACCTGTTTGGGCATCTGAGACCTAATCGGCATGTGGCCAACATAGTGGAGAGTCTACTGGGGTTCAAGTCCAACCCAGAGGAGGAGCAGAATGTCAATGTCTGTGCACAACATGGAGAGAAACTTCAGCTCTTCTGTGAGAAGGACATGGTGGCCATCTGCTGGCTTTGTGAGAGATCTCAGGATCACCGTGGTCACCAAACAGCTCTCATTGAAGAGGTGGCCCATGAGTACAAG GAGAAGCTCCAGGCTGCTCTGGAGATGCAGATGgcaaatgagaaaatatgtgaTGAATGGGAAGATGACCTGCAAAAGGAGAGAACTTTCTGGGAG AACCAAATACAGAGTGATGTAGAAAATGTTCAGATGGCATTTAAAGGACTTCAGGAATTCCTGGACTTCAAGGAGAAGAGTgagaagcagaagctgatgcaaGAGAAGGAAGATGTTATGAACAGCCTGGCAGAGTCTCAAAATGAGCTGatgaagcagagggaggcagtgAGAGACCTCATCTCAGATGTGGAGCATCAGTTGGACTGCTCAACCATGGAAATGCTGCAG GGTGTGAATTCTGTCCTAACAAG AGCTCATGGATGCCCAACACTACTGGG TTCATGTGACCCTGCCTCGAGTCTACAAGAAAAATGTTATCATTAA
- the LOC113830641 gene encoding tripartite motif-containing protein 30A isoform X8, producing MASSVLEIIKEEVTCSICLDLMVEPVSTDCGHSFCRACITLNYESIKGKEEEGICPVCGVTYLFGHLRPNRHVANIVESLLGFKSNPEEEQNVNVCAQHGEKLQLFCEKDMVAICWLCERSQDHRGHQTALIEEVAHEYKEKLQAALEMQMANEKICDEWEDDLQKERTFWENQIQSDVENVQMAFKGLQEFLDFKEKSEKQKLMQEKEDVMNSLAESQNELMKQREAVRDLISDVEHQLDCSTMEMLQGVNSVLTSSCDPASSLQEKCYH from the exons ATGGCCTCATCAGTTCTGGAGATAATCAAGGAGGAGGTGACCTGTTCTATCTGCCTGGACCTCATGGTGGAACCTGTGAGTACAGATTGTGGTCACAGCTTTTGCCGAGCCTGCATCACACTGAACTATGAATCCATCAAAGGCAAAGAAGAGGAGGGCATCTGCCCTGTGTGTGGAGTTACTTACCTGTTTGGGCATCTGAGACCTAATCGGCATGTGGCCAACATAGTGGAGAGTCTACTGGGGTTCAAGTCCAACCCAGAGGAGGAGCAGAATGTCAATGTCTGTGCACAACATGGAGAGAAACTTCAGCTCTTCTGTGAGAAGGACATGGTGGCCATCTGCTGGCTTTGTGAGAGATCTCAGGATCACCGTGGTCACCAAACAGCTCTCATTGAAGAGGTGGCCCATGAGTACAAG GAGAAGCTCCAGGCTGCTCTGGAGATGCAGATGgcaaatgagaaaatatgtgaTGAATGGGAAGATGACCTGCAAAAGGAGAGAACTTTCTGGGAG AACCAAATACAGAGTGATGTAGAAAATGTTCAGATGGCATTTAAAGGACTTCAGGAATTCCTGGACTTCAAGGAGAAGAGTgagaagcagaagctgatgcaaGAGAAGGAAGATGTTATGAACAGCCTGGCAGAGTCTCAAAATGAGCTGatgaagcagagggaggcagtgAGAGACCTCATCTCAGATGTGGAGCATCAGTTGGACTGCTCAACCATGGAAATGCTGCAG GGTGTGAATTCTGTCCTAACAAG TTCATGTGACCCTGCCTCGAGTCTACAAGAAAAATGTTATCATTAA